The following is a genomic window from Prevotella sp. E13-17.
GATGTTGCGTATGAGGCGTACGTCGCTGTCGGTATCTACAAAGATCTTCAGGTCCATCATGTCGCGCAACCTCTTATAGTGCAGCGTCATGATGCCCTCGATGATGATGACCGGCTTGGGTTCCACATGGATGGTCTCCTTCAGTCGGTTACTCTCTATGTAGGAATAAGTGGGTTGCTCAATAGCCTCGCCATTCTTCAGCATTTTGATGTGCTCGGTGAGCAGTTTCCAGTCGAAGGCATCAGGATGGTCGAAGTTGATAGCCTTGCGCTCTTCGGGCGTCAGCGCAGTCGTATCGTTATAGTAAGAATCGAGTGGTACCACTGCCACACAACGAGCGGGGAGTGCATTGGCAATTTTCTTCACGACGGTCGTCTTGCCAGAACCTGTTCCGCCTGCTATTCCGATGATAGTCATAATGATGCGTTAAAGAGTTGATTCTACTTGACCTCCTTGATGACATAAACCACCGTTGGCAGGTGATCACTATAACCATCGAGCCACGAGCCACCGGCATGTGTGCGCAGAGGGTTGCCCTTATATTTGCCTTCTTTCTGAAAGAGATAGTCGCGCATGAAGATCTGGTGATTCCAGTAGGTCAGCGTTTGGTAGTCCTTCTTGCCCTTCACGTCGAGCAATGAGCGCGACAAGATGATCTGGTCGAAAAGATTCCAGCGTCCGTCGTACTGCAACGTGCCGCGACCGCTGGCGAGCGTGTCCCAGAAAGGATTCCAGAGTCCACCCTCCTCTACCTTGTTCATCTTACGTTTGGCGCCCAGTGCCTCGGCCATTGACTTGTCTTGCGGATCGTCGTTCATATCGCCCATCACGAAAAGTTTAACGTTAGGGTCTTCCTTCATCAACGAATCCTTGACCAAACGAATTTGGCGACCGCCCTCCTCGCGGTAGAAAGAACCGGCAAAGCGCGAAGGCAGGTGATTGACGATGAACACCACGTGCTCGCCAGCCATCTGTCCGCTGACGGTCAGGAAACCGCGTGTGGCACGATCAGCATCAGCCGGAAGAACATAGACGTAGGGCACCAACTTGACATGATCCACCTTGAAAAACTTGGGATTATAGAGCAAGGCACAATCGACACCACGCTTATCGGGACCTTCTACATGCACAAACTGGAAGTTGCGAGCCTTCAAAGGCTCCTGGTTACAAAGGTCGGTCAGCGCACGGGCATTCTCCACCTCAGAGACACCAATCACAGCACAGCCGATGCCAGGCAACTTATCGGTGCCCAATTCTGAGAGCACGCGTGCCATGTTCTTTAACTTATGAGAATACTTCAGGCCATTCCACCTGTTCTTGCCATCGGGCAGATACTCGTAGTCGTTCTTTCCTTCATCATGGCACGTATCGAAAAGGTTCTCAAGGTTATAGAAGCCAACACCGTAGAGATTAAACTTACGCTCTTGTGCTGTTGCACTGTTCACACCGACAAGGAGTAACAATGCCAAAAGGATTAATGTCTTTTTCATAATTTAGCCAGTAATGTTTCTGCAAAGATATATAAAAATTCTGGTACGGCAACAGAATCATTATTTTTTTTTAGAAAAGTTTTGCGCTTAAACCATTTTTATATATCTTTGCACCAAATAAGACTAATTAAATCTCTATAAAAAACATTTATTTATGAACAGAAAGCTGAAAACAATGGTGCTGATGCTTTGCATCGCTCCAGCTGTGATGGCTCAGTCAGAGTCAGACCCTCTGACCACCGACCTCCAGAATGAGCATGCGTTCACCTTCACCGAAAGTCAGCTGGACGAAGACGAAAACATTCCTAAGAACGTCATCATCTTCTCATCCAGCCGTAATGTGTATGCCAGCGAAGTGGGCTACCGCTTCAGCCCTGCCCGTTTCAAATTCCGTGGTTATAACTCGAAGTATAACGACGTCTATATCAATGGCAATCCAGTGAACGATATAGAGAGTGGCTCTTTCCGCTACTCATTTGTGGGTGGTTTGAACAACCAGACACGCTCGCAAGAGACCACCCTGCCCTTCGAGGACAACCAGTTCTCTATGTCGGGCATGGGTGGTTCGGCCAACTACAACTTCCGTCCAAGCAGCTTCGCTACAGGACAGCGCTTCTCGCTGGCCGGTGCCAACCGCAACTACAACGTGCGAGCCATGTACACCTACAACACAGGCATGATGGACAACGGATGGGCCTTCACCGGTAGTCTGACCTACCGCTGGGGTAACGGTACGGGCTTTGTAGATGGTACATTCTACAACTCGCTCTCTTACTTCCTGGGGGCAGAGAAGATGATCAACGACCAGCACTCACTATCGCTGGTGACATGGGGTAACCCCACCGAGCGCGGCACGCAGGCAGCCTCTGTGGATGAGATGTATTGGATTGCCAACGACTATCAGTACAACTCTATATGGGGCTATCAGAACGGCAAGAAGCGTAACTCACGCGTCATTAAGGACTTCCAGCCTGCAGCCATGCTGATATGGGACTGGAAGGTTGACGATGACACCAAGTTGACCACAACGCTGCTGGGCAAATATACGATGTTCAGCAATAGCCGTCTGGACTATAACAACACCACCAACCCACAGCCCGACTACTACTCGGTGCTGCCCAGCTATCACTTCAAGGTGTGGGACCAGGAGTCAACAGAGGATCGCGACGCTGCAGCGCTTGCCAACTGGCAGGCCAGCTACGACTATCTGTCGGCCAGCAAGGCTAACCGCCAGGTGCACTGGGACCAGATGTATTTTGCCAACCGCACCGTAGCACTGCAGGGCGGTGACGCTATGTACTATCTGAAGCGCTTCCATGACGACCAACTGACGATGAACTTGTCGTCTTATCTGGAGAAGGTGCTGAACCCCAGCACCGTGCTGCACGGTGGATTGCTGCTGTCGGCCAACAAGGGTATGCACTACCAGACCATGGACGACCTGCTGGGGGCTACGACTTTCCGCAACATCAACACTTACGTGATTAAAAGCTACGGTAGGGACAGTCAGCAGGCACAGTACGACCTGAACAACCCCAACAAGCTGATTGGCAAAGGCGACCGCTTTGGTTACGACTATAACCTGCTGGTAAACCGTGCTCAGGTATGGGCTGGCATCTCGAAAGATATGGAGAACGCTCACCTTTTCCTGAACGGACGTATTGCCGGAACCAACATGCAGCGCGATGGTAAGATGCGCAACGGTCTGGCTCCCACCAACTCATATGGCAAGAGCAGCACCAAGAGCTTCTTCGACGCTGGCTTTAAGGCTGGTGCACATCTGGACTTGGGCAAGGGTCACGCCATGCTGATGGGCTTGAGCTACGACTCAAAAGCGCCTGATGCCAAGACCGCCTTCCAGGCTGCTCAGGTGAGCAACGAGTATGTGGCCGACTTGAAAGACGAGAAAATCCTGACTGCAGAGCTGGGCTACCAGCTGAAGACTTCATGGTTGGGACTGAACATCAATGCCTACTATAGCGATCTGAGCGACGTGACCGAACAGAGCATGTACTACTCAGACAGTGACCACTCGTTCTCATACGTATCACTGACGGGCATTGCCAAGTGCTACTACGGACTGGAACTGGGTGCCAACATCAAGGTGACCGACTGGTTGAACATCAAGGCACTGGGAACGATCAGCGAGGCCATGTATATGAACAATGCCAACGTGAACTACATGTTGTCTGAGGATGGTCTGACACGCAGTGACATCGTACTTAATAAAGGTATGCGCGAGGGTAACACACCACTCACCGCAGCCAGCCTGGATCTGAGCTATCATGCCAACGGCTGGTATGTGGACCTGATTGGCAACTATTACGACCGCATCTACTTGTACTACTCTCCCGTGACACGCTATGCCAGCAACCAGTCTAACAGCATCAACATGCTGACTGGTGAGACCGAATATAACGACATTCCCGCACAGGACAAGGGTAAGGGTGGCATCATGGTTGATGCCTCTATCGGCCGTCAGTTCTACCTGAAGAACGGACACCGACTGGGTGTGAACCTGATGGTGACCAACCTGCTGAACAACCGAAAGATTGTCACTGGCGGACGCGAGCAGAGCCGAGTGAAGTATGAAGACGGCGAGCCCGTGAACCCCAAGAAGGACCCCTTCAAGAACAGTCCTTACAAGTTCTATGCTAACGGCATCAACGGCATGCTGATGCTTAACTATTACTTCTAAACAAAACGGACGCATTATGAAAACAATCAAATATCTTGCAATGACACTTGTGTCCCTGTTGGCAGTAGGCTGTCAGGGAGACTGGGATGAGCCGACGTTAGCCTATGGTGACTTGAATGGCAACAATAACATCACGGATGAGAACATCATCACCATTGCACAGCTGAAAGACAAATATCCCAACGTGTTTGCTTCTACAGACAAGGCCGTAAAGATTGAGGAAGACATCAAGATCAAAGGCCGCGTCAGCGGTAACGATATTGGCAGCAATATCTACAAGCAGTTCTTCCTTCAGGACGAGACTGGCAGCATCATCATTTCCGTAAACCAGAGTGGTATGCACGCATTCCTTCCCGAAGGACAGGAGATCATTGTTGACCTGAAAAACCTCTGGATTGGCGGCTATCGCAAAGAGCCACAGATCGGGTCGAAGTATGGCAGCGGTGTGGGACGCATGAACAAAGAGGTGTTCCAGCAGCACTTCAAGTATGTGGGCACTCCCGACGTGACAAAGATTGACACCCTGAAGTTTGCATCGGTAGCTGACTTCATGAAACTCGACAAAAACAAGAACTGCGGTCAGCTGGTACAGATTGACGGCATAGAGTTCAAGGACGTGGAAGGTCTGGGCACCTTTGCACCCGACTCGACGAAGGACCACACCGTGGAGATTAAAGGTGGATGTGTGTCGCGCGAACTGAAGGGCTACACCGCCAACCAAATCGTGGTACGCACCAGCACCTATGCTAAGTTTGCTGCCTGGAAATTGCCAAAGACCAAAGGCACCATCGTAGGTATGGCAACGCGATTCGTCAGCGGCTCTACAGACATCTGGCAGATTATGATCCGAAAGGAGAGTGACATCAACTTCCCCGAGGAATAATACTAAAAACAAGAACCTTTTAAAAAAGCAACAATATGAAAAGGCTATTTAGAAATCTGACATTCTTCGCACTGGCTGCAGTGGCACTGACAGCCTGCGATAACGATGTCGAAGCGCCCTACGGCATCCCAGGAACAGATGCGAATCCACTGGGTACACACATCAAGGGTGGCACCGGCAGCGGAACCTTGGAAAATCCCTATAACGTCATTGGCATGCTGAACGTGGCCAGCAATCTGGAGGCTGGCGACAATACCGATGACTACTGCTACATCAAAGGTAAGGTGGTTTCGATCACTGACCAATTCTCGGCACAATATGGCACTGGCACATTCTATATCTCTGTTGACGGTACGAAAACCAACCAGTTCTATGTTTACCGCGCTTACTATCTGGGCAACAAGAAATGGACTGCCACAGACCAACCGCTGGAAGTGGGTGACGAGGTGACCATCTGCGCCATCGTGACTAACTATAACGGAACGATAGAGACAGCTCAGAACCTGGGCTTCATCTACGAGCTGAACGGCGAGAATCGCGGTGGAGCACCTAAGCCACTGGCTTCTGCAGTAGGCGATGGTAGTCTTGAGAATCCATTCAACGTTTCAGGTGCACTGAAGTTTACCAAGAAACTGGGCAAAGACGTGAACTCAACCGAGAATGTTTACATCAAGGGCATCGTGTCCAAGATTGACGTGAGCAAGAATGTGGAGCAGAACTACAATAGCGGTTTTGGTAATGCCACCTTCTATATCTCGGACGATGGCGAAGATGCCAACACCTTTGAGGTTTACCGCGCCAACTACTTCAACAACACCAAATGGGCAGAGGGTGCTGGTCCTATACTGAAAGTGGGCGACGAAGTAATTGTCTATGGTAAGGTGGTGAACTATAGAGGCAACACGCCCGAGACTGTTTCTGGTCAAGCTTACCTCTACTCGCTAAACGGTGAGACAAGTGCCGGAAAGTAAAAAAAGGCTTAAAAGTTTGCGAGAATGGAAAAAAGTTCGTACCTTTGCAGCCCGAAATTATTCATAAACAACAATTTATAAAGAAATGAAACAAGGTATTCATCCAGAAAACTATCGCCCCGTCGTGTTCAAGGACATGTCCAACGGCGATATGTTCCTTACGAAATCTACTGCAAAGAGCAATGAGACAGTGGAGTTCGAAGGCGAAACTTACCCAGTGGTAAAAGTCGAAATTTCAAGTAGCTCTCACCCTTTCTATACTGGTAAGAGCAAGCTCGTTGACACGGCTGGTCGTGTTGATAAGTTCATGAGCCGCTACGGTAAGGCTGCGAAGAAATAAGATAACTTACACTTGTAGGAATAAAAGGTGCATTCTGGGTAGTTGCATATGCCCATGACTGCACCTTTTTCTTATGAAAAGAACAACAACCACAAGCAACACACACAAAAACAAGATGGTTTATCAACAGCACTTATTGGGTAAGACCACCCTATTCACTCTGACTCTCTGCGCATCATTGCTGAGCGCCTGTGACAACGATAACGAGACAAACAGCTATAAGAGCGCAAACAGCAATGACATTAGCACCTATCGAGAAGTTTCGAGAAACGAGTTTCCTAAAATCAAGAACGACAACAACAGCATTGTCATTGTGCACTACACCAGCAATGGAGAGATCAACTACTCGGTGGAATGGGACATCGAGAAGCAGTCGCAGCGCTGGTCTTGCTATCAGATATATGCAGGCAATCGTGGTTCGAACACATCGAGATATTATGGCAATCCACAATATCCATTCGACCCAGAACTCAGTTCAGAGACGCCCTATTTCGATGGCGAAGACCCGTTCAAGGGAAGCGGCTTTGACCATGGACACATCTGTCCATCGGCAGACCGTCTGAACTCAGCCGAAGCAAACTTCCAGACTTTCTTCCTGACCAACATGCAGCCACAATACAATGCGTTTAACGCCGGCGTATGGGCACACATGGAAGACTTCATGCGCGACAAGATAACGAAGAGTAGCTCGGACACCTTATTTTTATGTAAAGGTGGCACCATCGACAATGAGAGTCAGATATTGATGCACCGCAGCAATGGGCTCATTGTGCCAAAATACTTTTTCATGGCAGCCTTGCTGAAACGATCCAAGGACTGGAGCAATGTTGGTGCGCTGGGATTCTTCATTGAGCAACGAAAAACGGACAACTATGCAAGAACGTCGGATGGCACGAAATACGACCTCAGCCCGTATGTTGTCAACATCAACGAACTGGAGAGACTGACAGGACTGGACTTCTTCTGCAATCTGCCAGACGATATAGAGGAAGTCGTTGAAGGCAAGCCCGTTGACTTTCTTAAAAAAGTTTGGGGTCCCATGGTATCATCCAACCTGACAATCCAGAAGAAAACGAATGATGACTATTGATTAAAATTACGTAAATTGTTTGGCAAAACAGAACTTTTTGCGTAACTTTGCGACAAAATGTTGCGAGGTAACTTTGTCTCAGACTAAAAAGGAACAGTCATTCTTTTGTTTTTAAGCTCGACTTAACGAACCTTGCAAAAAAGAGTTCTGAATAACATAGATTTTTTACATAACACAACAATGAGAACTATTTACGATTTCTCTGTCAAGGACAGGAAAGGAAAAGATGTATCACTGAAAGAGTATGCCAACGAAGTATTACTTATCGTGAATACAGCAACGAAGTGCGGATTTACCCCACAGTATGAAGAACTTGAGAAACTCTACGAGAAATACCACAGTCAGGGATTCAATGTATTGGACTTTCCATGCAACCAGTTTGGCCAGCAAGCACCCGGTACCGACGAATCTATTCACGAATTTTGCAAAGCAAACTTTGGCACAGAATTTCCACGTTTCAAGAAAGTAAAGGTGAATGGTGACGATGCAGAGCCCCTGTTCAACTTCCTGAAAGAGCAGAAAGGCTTTGCCGGCTGGAATATGGAACACCCCATTGCCCACATCCTGGACGACATGTTGACAAAGACAGACGCAAACTACAAGGAGAAACCCGATATTAAATGGAACTTCACAAAGTTCTTAATCAACAAGAAAGGACAGGTGGTAGCCCGTTTTGAGCCCACAGAGAAGATGGATGTCATTGAAAAGCAAATCGTAGAGCTGCTGAAATAAGTCCTAAGCTCACCGTTTTACATAACAAAACAGTTCACAGTCATGAAGACAAAATGCTTAATTATTGGTAGTGGACCGGCAGGTTATACGGCCGCTATTTACGCATCAAGAGCCAACCTGTCGCCTATTGAATACTGCGGACTACAGCCCGGCGGACAGTTAACTCAAACAACTGAAGTAGAAAACTTCCCTGGCTATCCACAAGGTGTTGACGGCAACCAGATGATGATGGACTTGCGTCAACAGGCAGAACGTTTCGGAACAGACATCCGAGATGGCGAGATCGTAAAAGTTGATTTTTCGAAAGCACCATACAAAGCATGGGACGATGCTGGCGAGGAGATAGAAGCCGACACCGTGATTGTGGCTACAGGTGCTTCAGCAAAGTATCTGGGACTGCCCGACGAAACGAAATACAACGGCATGGGTGTTAGTGCCTGCGCAACATGCGATGGTTTCTTCTACCGCAAGAAGACGGTTGCAGTGGTAGGCGGTGGAGACACT
Proteins encoded in this region:
- the udk gene encoding uridine kinase, encoding MTIIGIAGGTGSGKTTVVKKIANALPARCVAVVPLDSYYNDTTALTPEERKAINFDHPDAFDWKLLTEHIKMLKNGEAIEQPTYSYIESNRLKETIHVEPKPVIIIEGIMTLHYKRLRDMMDLKIFVDTDSDVRLIRNIRRDVVERGRTVEMVLDRYEKVLKPMHEQFIEPTKQFADLIVPWGGENKTGIHILKTYIQGIVTGV
- a CDS encoding endonuclease/exonuclease/phosphatase family protein — encoded protein: MKKTLILLALLLLVGVNSATAQERKFNLYGVGFYNLENLFDTCHDEGKNDYEYLPDGKNRWNGLKYSHKLKNMARVLSELGTDKLPGIGCAVIGVSEVENARALTDLCNQEPLKARNFQFVHVEGPDKRGVDCALLYNPKFFKVDHVKLVPYVYVLPADADRATRGFLTVSGQMAGEHVVFIVNHLPSRFAGSFYREEGGRQIRLVKDSLMKEDPNVKLFVMGDMNDDPQDKSMAEALGAKRKMNKVEEGGLWNPFWDTLASGRGTLQYDGRWNLFDQIILSRSLLDVKGKKDYQTLTYWNHQIFMRDYLFQKEGKYKGNPLRTHAGGSWLDGYSDHLPTVVYVIKEVK
- a CDS encoding TonB-dependent receptor — encoded protein: MNRKLKTMVLMLCIAPAVMAQSESDPLTTDLQNEHAFTFTESQLDEDENIPKNVIIFSSSRNVYASEVGYRFSPARFKFRGYNSKYNDVYINGNPVNDIESGSFRYSFVGGLNNQTRSQETTLPFEDNQFSMSGMGGSANYNFRPSSFATGQRFSLAGANRNYNVRAMYTYNTGMMDNGWAFTGSLTYRWGNGTGFVDGTFYNSLSYFLGAEKMINDQHSLSLVTWGNPTERGTQAASVDEMYWIANDYQYNSIWGYQNGKKRNSRVIKDFQPAAMLIWDWKVDDDTKLTTTLLGKYTMFSNSRLDYNNTTNPQPDYYSVLPSYHFKVWDQESTEDRDAAALANWQASYDYLSASKANRQVHWDQMYFANRTVALQGGDAMYYLKRFHDDQLTMNLSSYLEKVLNPSTVLHGGLLLSANKGMHYQTMDDLLGATTFRNINTYVIKSYGRDSQQAQYDLNNPNKLIGKGDRFGYDYNLLVNRAQVWAGISKDMENAHLFLNGRIAGTNMQRDGKMRNGLAPTNSYGKSSTKSFFDAGFKAGAHLDLGKGHAMLMGLSYDSKAPDAKTAFQAAQVSNEYVADLKDEKILTAELGYQLKTSWLGLNINAYYSDLSDVTEQSMYYSDSDHSFSYVSLTGIAKCYYGLELGANIKVTDWLNIKALGTISEAMYMNNANVNYMLSEDGLTRSDIVLNKGMREGNTPLTAASLDLSYHANGWYVDLIGNYYDRIYLYYSPVTRYASNQSNSINMLTGETEYNDIPAQDKGKGGIMVDASIGRQFYLKNGHRLGVNLMVTNLLNNRKIVTGGREQSRVKYEDGEPVNPKKDPFKNSPYKFYANGINGMLMLNYYF
- a CDS encoding DUF5689 domain-containing protein; the protein is MKTIKYLAMTLVSLLAVGCQGDWDEPTLAYGDLNGNNNITDENIITIAQLKDKYPNVFASTDKAVKIEEDIKIKGRVSGNDIGSNIYKQFFLQDETGSIIISVNQSGMHAFLPEGQEIIVDLKNLWIGGYRKEPQIGSKYGSGVGRMNKEVFQQHFKYVGTPDVTKIDTLKFASVADFMKLDKNKNCGQLVQIDGIEFKDVEGLGTFAPDSTKDHTVEIKGGCVSRELKGYTANQIVVRTSTYAKFAAWKLPKTKGTIVGMATRFVSGSTDIWQIMIRKESDINFPEE
- a CDS encoding type B 50S ribosomal protein L31 is translated as MKQGIHPENYRPVVFKDMSNGDMFLTKSTAKSNETVEFEGETYPVVKVEISSSSHPFYTGKSKLVDTAGRVDKFMSRYGKAAKK
- a CDS encoding DNA/RNA non-specific endonuclease → MKRTTTTSNTHKNKMVYQQHLLGKTTLFTLTLCASLLSACDNDNETNSYKSANSNDISTYREVSRNEFPKIKNDNNSIVIVHYTSNGEINYSVEWDIEKQSQRWSCYQIYAGNRGSNTSRYYGNPQYPFDPELSSETPYFDGEDPFKGSGFDHGHICPSADRLNSAEANFQTFFLTNMQPQYNAFNAGVWAHMEDFMRDKITKSSSDTLFLCKGGTIDNESQILMHRSNGLIVPKYFFMAALLKRSKDWSNVGALGFFIEQRKTDNYARTSDGTKYDLSPYVVNINELERLTGLDFFCNLPDDIEEVVEGKPVDFLKKVWGPMVSSNLTIQKKTNDDY
- a CDS encoding glutathione peroxidase, whose translation is MRTIYDFSVKDRKGKDVSLKEYANEVLLIVNTATKCGFTPQYEELEKLYEKYHSQGFNVLDFPCNQFGQQAPGTDESIHEFCKANFGTEFPRFKKVKVNGDDAEPLFNFLKEQKGFAGWNMEHPIAHILDDMLTKTDANYKEKPDIKWNFTKFLINKKGQVVARFEPTEKMDVIEKQIVELLK